From one Psilocybe cubensis strain MGC-MH-2018 chromosome 13, whole genome shotgun sequence genomic stretch:
- a CDS encoding UDP-glucose 6-dehydrogenase 3, producing MAPVKVSKICCIGAGYVGGPTCAVIALKCPHITVTIVDLNKARVDAWNSPDFALPIYEPGLEDVVRQARGRNLFFSTDVDKAIEEADLIFVSVNTPTKKSGVGAGFAADLNYVELATRRIATVATSSKIVVEKSTVPCRTAESMRTILEANSKPNCRFDILSNPEFLAEGTAISDLFSPDRVLIGSLQTEEGINACESLKQVYSNWVPEERILTVGLWSSELSKLAANAMLAQRISSINALSAICEATGANIDEVSHAIGYDSRIGPKFLKASVGFGGSCFQKDILNLVYLSESLHLPEVAAYWRQVVEMNEYQKRRFSKRVVDTLFNTITGKRIAVLGFAFKADTGDTRESAAITLIKDFQSEKALVNVYDPQVSADQIWLDLQEASPLSTLESIQKQVHICKSALEACKNAEAVVIATEWKEFKDIDWEAVYAGMNKPAFVFDGRLIVDAEKLRKIGFTVTTIGRPSSVL from the exons ATGGCCCCCGTTAAGGTCTCCAAGATTTGCTGCA TCGGTGCTGGCTACGTCG GTGGTCCCACTTGCGCCGTTATTGCCCTTAAATGCCCACATATCACCGTCACAATCGTCGATCTCAACAAGGCTCGCGTTGATGCATGGAACAGTCCTGATTTTGCCCTGCCCATTTATGAGCCAGGTCTGGAGGACGTCGTTCGCCAAGCTCGCGGCCgcaacctcttcttctcgaCAGACGTCGACAAGGCCATTGAGGAGGCTGACCTGATCTTTGTCAGTGTCAACACCCCAACGAAGAAGAGCGGCGTAGGAGCTGGGTTCGCCGCTGACCTCAA CTATGTTGAACTTGCCACGCGCCGCATCGCGACTGTTGCCACTTCATCCAAAATTGTGGTGGAGAAATCGACTGTGCCATGTCGTACCGCCGAGTCCATGCGCACTATTCTCGAGGCCAATTCTAAACCCAACTGCCGATTCGACATCCTCTCCAACCCCGAATTCCTTGCTGAAGGAACCGCCATTTCTGACCTTTTCAGCCCTGATCGCGTCTTGATCGGCTCCCTCCAGACAGAGGAAGGTATCAATGCTTGCGAAAGCTTGAAGCAGGTGTACTCCAACTGGGTTCC TGAAGAGCGGATCCTCACCGTCGGCTTGTGGTCATCAGAACTTTCCAAGCTCGCCGCGAACGCCATGCTCGCCCAGCGTATCTCCTCCATCAATGCCCTGTCCGCTATCTGCGAAGCCACCGGTGCAAACATTGATGAAGTCTCACACGCTATTGGCTATGATTCGCGAATTGGCCCTAAATTCCTCAAGGCCAGTGTTGGTTTCGGAGGATCGTGCTTCCAGAAGGATATCCTCAACTTGGTGTATCTAAGCGAGAGTCTGCACTTGCCCGAGGTCGCTGCGTACTGGCGCCAAGTTGTTGAGATGAATGAGTACCAGAAGCGCCGATTCTCAAAGAGGGTTGTGGACACTCTCTTCAACACTATCACTGGCAAG CGAATTGCCGTCCTTGGATTTGCCTTCAAGGCTGACACCGGCGATACTCGCGAGTCCGCTGCGATCACTTTGATTAAGGACTTCCAGTCGGAGAAAGCTCTGGTCAACGTGTACGACCCCCAAGTGTCTGCTGATCAGATCTGGCTTGATCTCCAGGAAGCCAGCCCACTCTCGACTTTGGAGAGCA TCCAAAAGCAGGTGCATATCTGCAAATCGGCCCTCGAGGCGTGCAAGAACGCCGAGGCTGTCGTCATCGCCACTGAGTGGAAGGAGTTCAAGGACATTGACTGGGAGGCTGTCTATGCCGGCATGAACAAGCCCGCGTTTGTATTTGACGGTCGACTGATCGTGGACGCTGAGAAGCTGAGGAAGATTGGCTTTACG